The Crocosphaera subtropica ATCC 51142 genome includes a window with the following:
- a CDS encoding L-threonylcarbamoyladenylate synthase, whose protein sequence is MYRQQTAQILKANLQIVPTLIDYLEQGEVVLLPTDTVYTLVVNGLKPKAIAKLRKIKKFGQDQPLGILTRGNKAEEVAILNTSAKRMISHFPYPITMIVQAHPQLNREITQGFSKIFLSCPDPFIYDLVEQIPFPLVSATAKVGGEPIVSFDAAQRYFRDIIPLIVDGGRSRYGRRGTLIDFTVEYPTIMNFGPISVDDLRPLLPEIILPSHLMK, encoded by the coding sequence ATGTATCGTCAACAGACTGCACAAATTCTTAAAGCTAACTTACAAATTGTACCCACACTGATTGATTATTTAGAACAGGGTGAGGTGGTTTTATTACCGACGGATACGGTTTACACTTTAGTTGTCAATGGTTTAAAGCCTAAAGCGATCGCAAAATTGCGAAAAATTAAAAAATTTGGACAAGATCAACCCCTAGGAATTTTAACCAGAGGAAATAAAGCAGAAGAAGTGGCAATTTTAAACACTTCAGCAAAACGCATGATATCCCATTTTCCCTATCCTATTACTATGATTGTACAGGCTCATCCTCAATTAAATCGAGAAATTACCCAAGGATTTTCTAAAATTTTTCTCTCTTGTCCTGACCCTTTTATTTATGATTTAGTAGAGCAAATTCCTTTTCCTTTAGTATCAGCAACTGCTAAAGTAGGAGGTGAACCTATTGTTAGTTTTGACGCAGCACAACGCTATTTTAGGGATATCATTCCTTTAATCGTAGATGGAGGACGTAGTCGTTATGGACGCAGGGGAACATTAATTGATTTTACTGTAGAATATCCAACTATTATGAATTTTGGACCGATTTCTGTAGATGATCTGCGTCCATTATTACCAGAGATTATTCTCCCGTCTCATTTAATGAAGTAA
- the rsfS gene encoding ribosome silencing factor: MTHYENTIANYSSNLTVIENTSDQQIQNLALTIAEAADDRKGSDITILKVTEISYLTDYFVIVTGFSRTQVKAIAEAIEEKVYQTHQQVPRQTEGKNDGNWVLQDFGDVIVHIFLPEEREFYNLEAFWGHAERLEFSSLEVTQSSRL; this comes from the coding sequence ATGACCCATTACGAAAATACTATCGCCAACTATTCAAGCAACTTAACAGTGATCGAAAATACCAGCGACCAACAAATCCAAAACCTAGCTCTCACCATAGCCGAAGCAGCCGATGATCGCAAAGGCAGTGACATCACCATCCTCAAAGTCACAGAAATTTCCTATCTAACAGATTATTTTGTCATTGTGACAGGGTTTTCTCGCACTCAAGTTAAAGCCATCGCAGAAGCGATCGAAGAAAAAGTCTATCAAACCCATCAACAAGTTCCCAGACAAACAGAAGGAAAAAACGACGGTAACTGGGTTTTACAAGACTTCGGAGATGTGATCGTTCATATCTTTTTACCTGAAGAACGAGAATTTTATAACTTAGAAGCCTTCTGGGGTCATGCAGAAAGGTTAGAATTTTCATCACTAGAAGTTACACAATCATCACGGCTATGA
- a CDS encoding CGLD27 family protein: protein MRESSLQVCPVPLEQQPVNEYEELKESWFFRWATLDNPLFWRKIAIVWTIGWLITSPIAAASFSPSQSVLPFVLFSNLGAGFILALILLQLFFGWHYVSDRLKKETIFYEESGWYDGQTWPKPPEMLTRDRLIVSYQINPILERLTRTTGILALFMAGDSMVWLCL from the coding sequence ATGAGGGAATCATCTTTACAAGTGTGTCCAGTCCCCCTAGAACAACAACCAGTGAACGAATATGAAGAGTTAAAAGAATCTTGGTTTTTTCGGTGGGCAACCTTAGACAACCCACTATTTTGGCGTAAAATAGCTATTGTTTGGACAATAGGGTGGCTGATTACCAGTCCCATTGCAGCAGCTAGTTTTTCTCCGAGTCAATCTGTGCTGCCTTTTGTTCTCTTTAGTAATTTAGGTGCCGGATTTATTTTGGCCTTGATCTTACTACAGTTATTTTTTGGGTGGCACTATGTTAGCGATCGCCTGAAAAAAGAAACCATCTTCTACGAAGAGTCAGGATGGTACGACGGGCAAACCTGGCCTAAACCCCCAGAAATGTTAACCCGCGATCGACTCATAGTCTCCTATCAAATTAACCCCATCTTGGAACGCTTAACCCGCACCACAGGAATATTAGCCCTATTTATGGCAGGGGATAGCATGGTTTGGCTATGTTTATAA
- a CDS encoding DNA adenine methylase gives MIKSPLRYPGGKSRAVKQIQEQLPNNFSEYREPFVGGGSVFIYLKQIYPNIDIWINDLNPELYLFWKVAQSDLKTLVTELRNIKKNRKNGRELFTELSQVDVEKISNFDRAVRFFVLNRITFSGTIESGGYSERSFNSRFTESSIARVEKLGHILPEIRITNLDYREVINNKCENTFIFLDPPYLTATKSKLYGKDGDLHTLFNHQDFAETMKECQHKWLITYDDAQEIRNYFQDFNIIPWQLQYGMNNYKQGKAKKGQEIFIRNYQTEKTVIKSQQLSLNLNIC, from the coding sequence ATGATTAAAAGTCCCTTACGTTATCCTGGTGGAAAATCAAGAGCAGTTAAACAAATACAAGAACAATTACCTAACAATTTTTCTGAGTATCGAGAGCCATTTGTTGGGGGTGGTTCGGTGTTTATTTATCTTAAACAAATTTATCCGAATATTGACATTTGGATTAATGATTTAAACCCAGAATTGTACTTATTTTGGAAAGTTGCCCAGTCAGATTTAAAAACATTAGTTACTGAACTTAGAAACATCAAAAAAAATAGAAAAAATGGACGGGAATTATTTACAGAATTAAGTCAAGTTGATGTAGAAAAAATATCCAATTTTGATAGAGCAGTGCGCTTTTTTGTATTAAATAGGATTACTTTTTCAGGAACTATTGAATCAGGAGGCTACTCAGAAAGATCCTTTAACAGTAGATTTACAGAATCATCTATTGCTCGGGTTGAAAAGTTGGGTCATATTCTTCCAGAAATTCGTATTACCAACTTAGATTATCGAGAAGTTATCAACAACAAATGTGAAAATACATTTATTTTTTTAGATCCTCCTTATTTAACCGCAACTAAATCTAAACTATATGGCAAAGATGGCGACTTACATACCTTATTTAATCATCAAGACTTTGCCGAAACCATGAAAGAATGTCAGCATAAATGGTTAATTACTTATGATGATGCTCAAGAGATTAGAAACTATTTTCAAGACTTTAATATTATTCCTTGGCAGTTACAATATGGCATGAATAATTATAAACAAGGAAAAGCCAAAAAAGGACAAGAAATTTTTATTAGAAACTATCAAACCGAAAAAACTGTCATCAAAAGTCAACAATTATCTTTAAATTTAAACATTTGTTGA
- a CDS encoding M67 family metallopeptidase, translating into MIFYDFLWLPEHIVNDLRFCFQKTSLVGSECCGLILGSYQKYIAHAQQLLPVHNVHQQKNSFMLPLHTYRQAKYISKKCNWDIIGIYHSHPNGKPYPSPMDVRGIENSDYPWLILAPACNKQAGLELVAFQPGTMKPITIHTKSALDTPFKN; encoded by the coding sequence ATGATTTTTTATGATTTCTTGTGGCTTCCTGAACACATTGTTAACGACTTGAGGTTCTGTTTTCAGAAAACCTCTTTAGTTGGTAGTGAGTGTTGCGGTCTGATTCTGGGTAGCTATCAAAAATATATTGCTCATGCGCAACAGCTTCTCCCTGTTCATAATGTGCATCAACAGAAAAATAGCTTTATGCTACCGTTACATACCTATCGTCAAGCCAAGTATATAAGCAAAAAGTGTAATTGGGATATTATCGGAATCTATCATAGTCATCCAAATGGTAAGCCCTATCCGAGTCCTATGGATGTTCGTGGCATAGAAAACTCCGACTATCCTTGGCTTATACTAGCACCTGCTTGTAATAAACAAGCTGGACTCGAATTAGTTGCATTTCAGCCAGGTACAATGAAGCCGATCACCATTCATACCAAATCCGCTTTAGATACCCCCTTTAAAAATTAA
- a CDS encoding asparaginase — protein sequence MTSRAKRHITPKLEVHLLREGIVESTHYIEATVCDDRGRVLSVAGNSETTSFVRSALKPFQALGVMSTGVLERYDLSDKDLAIICSSHQGTVEQARQVFNVLWRADIDPSALQCPIPEGGSSPLQHNCSGKHAGMLAVCQQRGWPLNTYLKRSSAVQKLILDKIGELLSIPGAELIGAHDDCGAPTYSMKLSQMAHLYAQLSSGKRLDLERILRSMTYYPTMVAGAGSFDTELMRLTEGELVSKAGAEGIQCIGRVGEGMGLAIKVLDGSKRAKSAVAIHILRQMGWISPSVAESLAENFMMLSNYKRLEVEGELVMS from the coding sequence ATGACCAGCAGAGCAAAACGTCACATCACACCAAAACTAGAAGTTCACCTCTTGCGAGAAGGGATCGTCGAATCAACCCATTACATTGAAGCCACTGTCTGTGATGATCGTGGCCGAGTCTTATCCGTCGCTGGTAACTCAGAAACCACTTCTTTTGTTCGTTCAGCCCTCAAACCCTTTCAAGCTTTGGGGGTGATGTCCACAGGAGTCTTAGAACGCTATGATTTAAGCGATAAAGACTTAGCGATTATCTGTAGTTCCCATCAAGGTACAGTCGAACAAGCTAGGCAAGTGTTTAATGTGTTGTGGCGGGCTGATATTGATCCCAGTGCCTTACAATGTCCCATTCCTGAAGGGGGAAGTAGTCCTCTTCAACATAATTGTTCCGGAAAACACGCTGGAATGTTAGCTGTGTGTCAGCAACGAGGCTGGCCTTTAAACACCTATTTAAAGCGATCATCTGCCGTACAGAAGTTAATTTTAGACAAAATTGGCGAATTATTGAGCATTCCAGGGGCTGAATTGATTGGCGCACACGATGATTGTGGCGCACCCACTTATTCGATGAAACTTTCCCAAATGGCTCATTTATACGCACAACTGTCCTCTGGGAAACGCCTCGACTTAGAACGGATTTTGCGATCGATGACCTATTACCCCACTATGGTAGCAGGGGCCGGGTCATTCGACACCGAGTTAATGCGTTTGACAGAAGGAGAATTAGTCAGTAAAGCAGGGGCTGAAGGCATTCAATGTATTGGCCGTGTTGGCGAAGGCATGGGACTCGCCATCAAAGTCCTCGACGGCTCAAAACGGGCTAAGTCGGCTGTAGCTATCCATATCCTACGGCAAATGGGTTGGATCAGTCCCAGTGTCGCAGAAAGTCTGGCGGAAAATTTTATGATGTTAAGCAATTATAAACGGTTAGAAGTAGAAGGGGAGTTAGTCATGTCTTGA